The following are encoded in a window of bacterium SCSIO 12643 genomic DNA:
- a CDS encoding T9SS type A sorting domain-containing protein encodes MNENFSGGSLPSGWTNTDHAGTGDVWLFNDPDNRNISAGNFSGDYAILDSDYYGSSSNQDASLATPTFDASPYSTVTLSFDHQYRDYSSPESCEVQVYNGSSWTTVVSYTTGDENYSGSDLITLDITSATNGSSNARVRFRYSGNYDWWWAIDNVNITGTSPDVVASPKGPGGIGSDDGTSGLKLWLDVNTISGTNNSTITNWTDASGNNFNFSVGNGATFIESAQNDYPAFRFNGTSSYFQRAFTSDLTPTSFTIFSANKVNSSNRYKCVISNRDDPSGTATAGFILYSRPNTNYWDFWTGRSSGAWQTNSGGTSTAGSWASQMIRYDGATNNKILDINGSFDASNTHTMTLNPSQPIRVGAGRNEFSPDYYFNGDIGEIIMFNTVLSEVEEIIINNYLSAKYAIALSANDYYTQDNSGSGNFDHHVAGIGRAADGSLHNNSQGTGIVKINNPSDLNFDEFLFWGENTLNSSYGFSTSSDYTERQSSTWRVSKRNDLGTVSVSVAATDLDLTGKQSCANLYLVVSSSSSFASKTSYPMTLSSGVYTADNVSFNDNDYFTFEYIDQIVVDNSQFYNGAGTSSVPNITNACYKLLVKSSATGALPISENAEVREIEVEAGGILTINSGIYLSLAGDIVNNGTINIEEESSLIQTGAGTDNNSGAGVYNVKRTGNNSPYIFNIWSSPIQSASLTSVFSSANPCDIFVFDKDLQAWKYDFAAGYSTTCNGNSVTFGASHVISGGDGIMDVTGGYFVPGDPTALKTYNGTINNGTLNKAISTTTLGNPGGTDWADDDWNLLGNPYPSALSATAFWNENAVSNSRITDALYFWDEADTTGGYNQNSDYASWNLSGGVNSGNSAKEPSGNIASGQGFWVVANANTNVVFNNSMRTYNNSQFFKTQQQINQHNAWISFTSPSKYQNNILVGYNQTTTDAEDLGYDAHKLVGNSHVRFASYIGTDEYVIQSVAPLSIGDSKVIPLVVFSDEYGTHQFEEYKRENLPNNFEIYIRDKFLGLDHNLANGPYNVDLNPNVEYKSRFELVFKYKMQQSGGGSGSKGGGTVTSVEKNIDPDFKVLQDQNTITISHPNGINGDVTIIDITGKVLFQKQNVKSNNLQIQWHNFAAGSYFISIQNNNQRSFFKQIIKP; translated from the coding sequence TTGAATGAAAATTTTTCTGGAGGAAGTTTACCTTCCGGATGGACCAATACAGACCATGCCGGAACTGGTGATGTATGGTTATTTAACGATCCTGACAACAGAAATATAAGCGCTGGAAACTTCTCCGGTGATTATGCTATTTTGGACAGTGATTATTATGGCAGTTCATCAAATCAGGATGCATCTTTAGCCACCCCTACATTTGATGCCAGTCCATACTCTACTGTTACTTTAAGTTTCGATCATCAATATAGAGATTATAGTTCTCCCGAATCTTGTGAAGTACAGGTATATAATGGTTCAAGCTGGACCACTGTAGTAAGTTATACTACCGGAGATGAAAACTACTCTGGTTCAGATTTAATCACTTTAGATATTACCTCAGCAACCAATGGAAGCTCAAACGCAAGAGTAAGATTCCGCTACTCAGGAAATTATGACTGGTGGTGGGCTATTGACAATGTCAATATCACAGGTACATCCCCGGATGTTGTTGCTTCGCCAAAAGGGCCGGGTGGAATTGGTTCTGATGATGGAACATCAGGATTAAAGCTATGGTTAGATGTGAATACTATTTCAGGTACTAACAATTCAACTATTACCAATTGGACAGATGCTTCAGGGAATAATTTCAACTTTTCTGTAGGGAATGGAGCTACGTTTATTGAATCTGCACAAAACGATTATCCTGCATTTAGATTCAATGGAACCTCTTCGTATTTCCAGCGCGCATTTACTTCAGATTTGACTCCTACTTCGTTTACCATTTTCTCAGCAAACAAAGTGAATTCCAGTAATAGATATAAATGTGTTATTTCTAATAGGGATGACCCTTCCGGAACAGCAACTGCAGGTTTCATATTATATTCCAGACCCAACACAAACTATTGGGATTTTTGGACCGGAAGATCTTCCGGAGCATGGCAAACAAACTCTGGTGGAACATCTACGGCAGGTAGTTGGGCCAGTCAGATGATCAGATATGATGGAGCTACTAACAATAAAATATTAGATATCAATGGCTCATTTGATGCTTCAAATACGCATACAATGACACTAAATCCATCTCAGCCCATTCGTGTTGGAGCCGGACGAAATGAATTCTCCCCTGATTACTATTTTAATGGTGACATTGGTGAAATCATCATGTTCAACACCGTATTGAGTGAGGTAGAAGAAATTATCATTAACAATTACCTTTCTGCAAAGTACGCTATTGCTCTTTCAGCTAACGATTATTATACACAGGATAATTCCGGATCAGGAAACTTCGATCATCATGTAGCTGGTATTGGTCGTGCAGCTGATGGATCACTTCATAACAATTCTCAAGGTACCGGAATCGTTAAAATCAACAATCCTTCTGATCTCAACTTTGATGAATTCCTTTTCTGGGGTGAAAACACGCTAAACTCTTCTTATGGATTCTCTACTTCTTCGGATTACACCGAAAGACAATCCAGCACCTGGAGAGTCAGTAAAAGAAATGACCTCGGTACAGTCTCTGTTTCTGTGGCTGCTACCGATCTCGATCTTACTGGAAAACAAAGCTGCGCCAATCTTTACCTTGTCGTAAGTAGCTCTTCTTCGTTCGCTTCAAAAACTTCCTATCCTATGACTTTAAGTTCTGGGGTTTATACCGCTGATAATGTTTCTTTCAATGATAACGACTACTTCACCTTCGAATACATCGATCAAATCGTTGTCGATAACTCTCAGTTCTACAATGGTGCTGGTACTTCCAGTGTACCTAACATTACCAATGCCTGTTATAAACTTCTTGTAAAAAGTTCTGCTACCGGTGCTCTTCCTATCTCAGAAAACGCTGAAGTTAGAGAAATCGAAGTAGAAGCTGGTGGAATACTTACCATCAACTCCGGTATCTATCTTTCTTTAGCTGGAGATATCGTAAATAATGGTACCATTAACATCGAAGAAGAATCTTCCTTGATTCAAACTGGTGCTGGAACCGATAACAACTCCGGTGCAGGAGTCTATAATGTTAAACGTACGGGTAATAATTCTCCATACATCTTCAACATTTGGTCCTCGCCTATCCAATCTGCTTCTTTGACTTCCGTCTTCTCTTCTGCTAATCCTTGTGACATCTTTGTATTTGACAAAGACCTACAAGCATGGAAATATGATTTTGCAGCCGGATATTCTACTACTTGTAATGGAAACAGTGTCACCTTCGGTGCTTCTCATGTAATCTCCGGAGGGGATGGAATCATGGATGTTACTGGCGGATACTTTGTCCCTGGTGATCCAACTGCACTGAAAACTTACAACGGAACTATTAACAACGGAACACTTAATAAAGCTATCTCTACAACAACTTTAGGTAATCCGGGAGGAACTGACTGGGCAGATGATGACTGGAACCTACTTGGTAATCCTTATCCTTCTGCTTTAAGTGCCACCGCTTTCTGGAATGAAAATGCTGTGAGCAACTCCAGAATCACTGATGCATTATACTTCTGGGATGAAGCTGATACCACTGGGGGATATAATCAAAACTCTGATTATGCTTCATGGAACCTCTCAGGTGGAGTTAACTCTGGTAACTCTGCGAAAGAACCTTCCGGGAATATTGCCAGTGGACAAGGGTTTTGGGTCGTTGCCAATGCCAATACAAATGTAGTATTCAATAACAGCATGAGAACTTACAACAACTCTCAGTTCTTTAAAACACAGCAACAGATCAACCAACACAATGCTTGGATTAGTTTTACTTCTCCTTCAAAATATCAGAACAACATTCTGGTAGGATACAATCAAACCACTACTGATGCTGAAGATTTGGGTTATGATGCACACAAACTGGTGGGGAACTCTCATGTAAGATTTGCGTCTTACATCGGCACTGATGAATATGTCATTCAATCTGTCGCTCCTCTAAGTATTGGAGATTCTAAAGTTATTCCTCTGGTGGTATTCTCTGATGAATATGGCACTCACCAGTTTGAAGAATACAAAAGAGAAAATCTCCCAAACAACTTTGAAATCTACATTAGAGATAAATTTCTGGGGTTAGATCACAATCTGGCAAATGGTCCTTACAATGTTGATCTAAATCCAAATGTAGAATACAAAAGTCGTTTTGAGTTGGTCTTCAAATACAAAATGCAACAATCTGGTGGTGGCTCAGGATCTAAAGGTGGTGGTACTGTAACTTCTGTCGAAAAAAATATCGATCCGGATTTTAAAGTCTTACAAGATCAAAATACAATTACAATCTCCCACCCGAATGGAATCAATGGAGATGTAACTATCATTGATATCACTGGTAAGGTTCTATTCCAAAAGCAAAATGTGAAAAGTAACAATCTTCAGATTCAATGGCACAATTTTGCCGCTGGTTCTTACTTTATCAGTATCCAAAACAACAACCAAAGATCATTTTTTAAACAAATCATAAAACCTTAA
- a CDS encoding T9SS type A sorting domain-containing protein yields MGSTITNKLLLILPIICTPVLLYAQDGPGGIGSKDGSSNLKVWLNADDINANDDYTDNPSNNAKVSTWYDLSGNSNDYSSSGNNRPKFKTSGSLNYLRFNASSSSAKYMSGPSSGTYSDASAYFVVKPINSGLSSTLFDGPSYSLRVEQYSNTNKVGYTRYGVTDYSSSISSPYGIRSIFSFHKPGGSSTISIRVNGSENFVNMGLSSAGFPYDRIGKNSSGADEASGDFFEVILFNDELSAVQKVIIDNYLSSKYGNISIINDYYSQDNASAGSFDYHVAGIGKATDGSSHTTSKGSGIVTISNPSDLQNDEYLFWGEDTKTSTHSFTTSGNYTERQNSTWRVSKRNDIGSVTVAVDATDLDLSGKQSCAALYMVVSSSSSFSSKTRYPMTLSSGTYTATGVSFNDNDYFTFEYFDQIVVDNSQFYNGSGSSSVPNTTDACYKLLVKNSATGSLPLTENAVVREIEVESGGVLTINSGIYVSLAGDIVNNGTINIEENTSLIQTGSGTDNNSGSGIYNVKRAGNNSSFIYNIWASPIQAATLTSVFSSANPCDIWTFDKDNQAWKYDFAAGYSTTCNGNSVTFSATDVITGGDGIMDIGGGYFVPGNPTALKTYNGDINNGDIQKAITTTSLGNPGGTDWADDDWNLLGNPYPSALNATAFWNENAVNNSRITDALYFWDEADTSGGYNQNSDYASWNLSGGVNSGNSLTIPGGNIASGQGFWVVANTNTNVVFNNSMRSSNNSQFFKTQKQINQHNAWVSFTSPSGYQNNILVGYNQTTTDAFDVGYDAHKLVGNSHVRFASYIGTDEYVIQSVAPLSIGDSKTIPLVVFSDEAGLHEFNEYKRENLPGDFKIFLRDKTLGIDHNLVNGPYSVDLLANTEYNNRFELVFKNEIQQSGGGAGSKGGGTVTSIEDTKVVKFKLVQNSESLTISHPDGINGDIMVIDITGKILFHDSNVFNKNSISISWSDFSSGAYFITIQNNEQRVFFKQVVK; encoded by the coding sequence ATGGGATCTACAATCACTAACAAACTACTACTCATTCTACCTATTATTTGCACACCCGTACTTCTTTATGCTCAGGATGGGCCTGGCGGCATAGGTTCTAAAGATGGAAGCAGCAATCTAAAAGTATGGCTTAATGCGGATGACATTAATGCCAACGATGATTATACAGACAACCCCTCAAACAACGCTAAGGTTTCTACCTGGTATGATTTAAGTGGGAATTCTAACGATTATTCAAGTTCTGGTAATAATAGACCAAAATTTAAAACGAGCGGCTCACTAAACTACCTAAGGTTCAATGCTTCAAGTTCATCTGCGAAATATATGTCTGGCCCATCATCCGGAACGTATAGTGACGCAAGTGCCTATTTTGTGGTAAAGCCAATTAACAGCGGTCTTAGTAGCACGTTATTTGATGGCCCCTCCTACTCCTTGCGTGTTGAACAATATTCCAACACTAATAAAGTAGGCTATACACGTTATGGAGTTACGGACTATTCTTCTTCTATTAGTTCTCCATATGGAATCCGTTCTATTTTTTCTTTCCATAAACCAGGCGGTTCATCAACCATCTCCATTCGTGTAAATGGAAGTGAGAACTTTGTAAATATGGGATTAAGTTCAGCAGGATTTCCATATGACAGAATCGGAAAAAACAGCTCTGGTGCAGATGAAGCAAGTGGTGATTTTTTCGAAGTTATATTATTTAACGATGAACTCTCAGCAGTTCAAAAAGTCATTATTGATAATTACTTAAGTTCTAAATACGGTAACATTAGCATTATCAATGACTATTATTCACAAGACAATGCATCTGCCGGAAGCTTTGACTACCACGTTGCTGGAATTGGGAAAGCAACTGATGGGTCTTCCCATACTACTTCAAAAGGCTCTGGTATTGTGACCATTAGTAATCCTTCAGATCTACAAAATGATGAATATCTTTTTTGGGGAGAGGATACCAAAACTTCTACTCATAGTTTTACTACATCTGGCAATTATACCGAAAGGCAAAACAGTACATGGAGAGTTAGTAAAAGAAATGATATCGGGTCGGTTACTGTTGCAGTAGATGCAACAGATTTAGATTTATCCGGTAAACAAAGTTGTGCGGCTTTATATATGGTTGTAAGTAGCTCGTCTTCTTTTTCTTCTAAAACAAGATATCCAATGACCTTAAGTTCTGGCACCTACACTGCAACTGGGGTTTCCTTTAATGACAATGATTATTTTACGTTCGAGTATTTTGATCAAATAGTTGTGGACAACTCACAGTTCTATAATGGTTCTGGAAGTTCAAGTGTGCCAAATACAACAGATGCTTGCTACAAACTCCTCGTCAAAAACTCTGCAACCGGATCCTTACCACTTACTGAGAATGCGGTAGTACGAGAAATTGAAGTAGAATCAGGAGGGGTGTTAACTATCAACTCAGGAATCTATGTTTCACTTGCTGGGGATATCGTAAATAACGGGACTATTAATATTGAAGAAAACACATCTTTAATTCAAACCGGGTCAGGAACTGATAACAATTCAGGTTCTGGAATATACAATGTTAAACGTGCAGGGAATAATTCATCATTCATTTATAACATTTGGGCGTCTCCTATTCAAGCCGCTACTTTAACATCCGTATTTAGTAGTGCGAACCCATGTGATATTTGGACATTTGATAAAGATAATCAAGCCTGGAAATATGATTTTGCAGCTGGATATTCTACAACTTGTAACGGCAATAGTGTCACATTTTCTGCTACAGATGTAATCACAGGTGGTGATGGTATTATGGATATTGGTGGAGGTTATTTCGTACCTGGAAACCCTACAGCATTAAAAACCTACAATGGTGATATTAATAATGGAGATATTCAAAAAGCCATTACAACTACTTCGCTAGGTAATCCTGGAGGAACAGATTGGGCTGATGATGATTGGAACCTATTAGGTAATCCTTATCCCTCTGCTTTAAATGCCACAGCATTCTGGAATGAAAATGCGGTTAACAATTCTAGAATTACAGACGCACTTTATTTCTGGGATGAAGCTGATACTTCTGGCGGTTATAATCAAAACTCCGATTACGCTTCATGGAATCTATCCGGAGGGGTAAATTCAGGGAACTCATTAACTATTCCAGGGGGGAATATCGCAAGTGGTCAAGGTTTTTGGGTGGTTGCTAACACCAACACAAACGTGGTTTTTAATAACAGTATGAGATCCAGCAATAACTCACAGTTCTTTAAAACACAAAAGCAAATTAATCAGCATAATGCATGGGTCAGCTTTACTTCTCCTTCAGGATATCAAAACAATATTCTTGTCGGATATAACCAGACTACCACTGATGCATTTGATGTGGGATATGATGCCCACAAACTCGTGGGGAATTCACATGTCAGATTTGCCTCTTACATCGGTACAGATGAATATGTTATTCAATCTGTGGCTCCATTGAGTATTGGTGACTCTAAAACTATTCCTTTAGTTGTTTTCTCGGATGAAGCCGGACTTCATGAATTCAACGAATATAAGAGAGAAAATCTACCTGGCGATTTCAAGATCTTTTTACGAGACAAAACATTGGGTATCGACCACAATCTTGTAAATGGGCCGTATAGTGTCGACCTCTTAGCTAATACAGAATACAATAATCGATTTGAACTTGTATTCAAAAACGAAATTCAACAATCAGGGGGGGGGGCTGGTTCTAAAGGTGGAGGAACAGTAACTTCAATTGAAGATACTAAAGTTGTAAAATTCAAATTGGTCCAAAATTCGGAATCACTAACCATATCCCATCCGGATGGAATTAATGGTGATATCATGGTCATTGATATCACTGGAAAGATATTGTTCCACGATTCCAATGTATTCAACAAAAATAGTATCAGTATATCCTGGAGTGACTTCTCAAGTGGGGCATATTTTATCACAATTCAAAACAATGAGCAACGGGTTTTCTTCAAGCAAGTTGTTAAATAG
- a CDS encoding sterol desaturase family protein, whose translation MFNRKVWWSQSAHVDYFFLVFNGVFKIIAIGPWLILGVYLSFYTKEFLLDILGYPDFTLSTEWIVFLYTLTLFIVKDLSTYLVHWMMHKVSWLWRFHKVHHSAEVLNPITQYRIHPVELVLNNLKGMIVFGVITGMFDFLSNGSMQLWMILGVNGLGFLFMLLGANLRHSHVKLKYPVWLERWLISPVQHQIHHSDRVEHFDSNLGSVLAVWDRLFGTLILSKDIGRIKFGLGEEGRKMRSFWQNLITPLKK comes from the coding sequence GTGTTTAACAGAAAGGTCTGGTGGAGTCAGTCAGCACATGTAGATTACTTTTTTTTAGTTTTTAATGGAGTATTTAAAATTATTGCCATAGGCCCATGGTTAATTTTAGGAGTATACCTTTCTTTTTATACAAAAGAGTTTCTATTGGATATCCTAGGATATCCAGACTTTACTTTAAGTACAGAATGGATCGTTTTTTTATATACTCTAACTTTATTTATAGTTAAAGACTTATCCACTTATTTAGTGCATTGGATGATGCATAAAGTATCCTGGTTATGGAGGTTCCATAAAGTTCATCATTCTGCGGAAGTATTGAATCCAATTACTCAATATAGAATTCATCCGGTAGAGTTAGTTTTAAATAATTTGAAAGGAATGATTGTTTTTGGCGTAATTACAGGGATGTTTGACTTTTTATCTAATGGCTCAATGCAACTTTGGATGATTTTAGGAGTGAATGGTCTAGGATTTCTTTTTATGTTGCTTGGAGCGAATCTCAGACATTCGCATGTGAAACTAAAATATCCTGTCTGGCTGGAAAGATGGCTCATCAGCCCTGTTCAACATCAAATTCATCATAGTGATAGAGTAGAGCATTTTGACAGTAATTTAGGCTCTGTTTTAGCAGTATGGGATAGGCTTTTTGGAACTTTGATTTTATCTAAAGATATTGGAAGAATTAAGTTTGGGCTTGGAGAAGAGGGGAGGAAGATGCGTTCTTTTTGGCAGAATTTAATTACTCCGTTAAAAAAGTAA
- a CDS encoding TonB-dependent receptor: MQNRLVHIVLFLLVTVTSYSQDQWHVTFISDKDKAPISSLVAYSPELKKEFRTNKRGLITVANPSKSKVSFLTVAEGFESATFWVTPFVDDTIIVKTQVLELKAVQVTDSTTNLELQPLQMRSVEDMYIFSAKKSERIEIKKLSANLSTNNSRQVYSKVPGLNIFESNGAGLNTEIGGRGLSPERSTNFNMRQNGYDISADALGYPDAYYVPPSEGVERIEVVRGAGALQYGTQFGGMINYKMKTPETDKPIQIESRQTVGSYGFFNSFNAIGGKYKKVEYYTFYIYKRGDGWRPNSEFNAHNFYGYLKYTPNEKLNLTFDFSYFTYLAHQPGGLTDAMFESNPTQSIRERNWFNVDWNLPSLTLEYKISPSMKLSSKTFGLIATRNASGFLGNITRVDPLGNRDLLKDNYLNIGNETKLLKRYSLKGRMSTCMVGVRYYRGNTRKRQGDTDDGYDANFSYLNPDSLEGSDFDFPSQNIAIFAENILQVTDKIKIQPGIRYENINTSSDGYYRKTSRDLAGNILSDTFIYDQLSKPRSFILLAIGGSYKPTGDYEIYGNFSQNYRAINFNDLRINNPNFKVDPNLQDETGYNLDIGIRGMYKKFLVYDVSAFYLKYNNRIGFVQRVDSVLFKTYRYRTNISASTTIGLESVIEVDWFRLNEKISKNKSLKTFVNFALIDGKYTDSKEAAFEGKKVELVPNVTVKCGATLVIDRFKVSGQYSYTGEQFTDASNSEFDPNAVSGIIPAYQILDFSMKYSWDKLFVEGNVNNVLNSSYFTRRASGYPGPGIIPADPRAFYVTLGIQIK, from the coding sequence ATGCAAAATAGACTTGTACATATAGTTCTGTTTTTATTGGTAACAGTTACGTCTTATAGTCAGGACCAGTGGCACGTTACGTTTATTTCTGATAAGGATAAAGCACCTATATCAAGTCTTGTGGCATATTCTCCTGAGTTGAAAAAGGAGTTTAGAACAAACAAACGAGGGTTAATAACCGTTGCAAATCCAAGTAAGAGCAAAGTTTCGTTCCTAACAGTTGCTGAAGGGTTTGAATCTGCAACTTTTTGGGTGACACCATTTGTTGATGATACCATCATCGTAAAAACTCAAGTTTTAGAGTTGAAAGCAGTGCAGGTAACAGATAGCACTACGAATTTGGAATTACAGCCTTTACAAATGCGTTCTGTAGAGGATATGTACATTTTTTCCGCGAAGAAATCAGAGCGTATTGAAATCAAAAAGCTTTCAGCTAATTTATCAACTAATAATAGCCGACAAGTATATTCTAAAGTGCCGGGGTTGAATATTTTCGAAAGTAACGGTGCTGGTTTAAATACTGAGATTGGAGGACGGGGATTGAGCCCGGAACGTTCCACGAACTTCAATATGAGGCAAAATGGATATGATATTAGTGCAGATGCATTAGGATATCCGGATGCCTATTATGTGCCTCCAAGTGAAGGTGTGGAGAGAATAGAAGTGGTTAGAGGAGCCGGGGCTTTACAGTATGGAACGCAGTTTGGCGGAATGATCAATTATAAAATGAAAACTCCTGAGACGGATAAACCTATTCAAATTGAAAGTAGGCAAACCGTAGGTTCTTATGGTTTTTTCAATTCCTTTAATGCTATTGGAGGAAAGTACAAGAAAGTAGAATATTATACTTTCTATATTTATAAAAGAGGAGATGGTTGGCGCCCAAATTCTGAGTTTAATGCGCATAATTTTTACGGGTATTTAAAGTATACTCCTAATGAAAAATTAAATCTAACCTTTGACTTTTCGTATTTCACTTATTTGGCTCATCAACCAGGAGGTTTAACAGATGCGATGTTTGAATCAAACCCTACACAGTCAATTCGTGAGCGTAATTGGTTTAATGTGGATTGGAACTTACCAAGTTTAACGCTTGAGTACAAAATTTCTCCATCGATGAAATTAAGCTCTAAGACATTTGGACTCATTGCCACCAGGAATGCCTCAGGTTTTTTGGGAAATATTACACGTGTTGATCCCTTAGGTAACAGAGATTTGTTGAAGGACAATTATTTAAATATTGGAAATGAGACCAAACTATTGAAACGATATTCTTTGAAAGGAAGAATGAGTACGTGTATGGTTGGTGTAAGATATTATAGAGGAAATACCAGAAAAAGACAAGGAGATACAGATGATGGATATGATGCGAATTTTAGTTATTTAAATCCGGATAGTTTAGAAGGCTCTGATTTTGATTTCCCAAGTCAGAATATCGCGATTTTTGCTGAGAATATTTTACAGGTTACGGATAAAATAAAAATTCAACCCGGGATTCGCTATGAAAACATCAATACCAGTTCAGATGGATATTATCGTAAAACCAGTAGAGATTTAGCAGGTAACATTTTGAGTGATACTTTTATCTACGATCAATTATCAAAGCCAAGATCATTTATTTTATTGGCTATCGGAGGGAGTTATAAGCCAACAGGTGATTACGAAATCTATGGAAACTTTTCCCAGAATTATCGAGCGATTAATTTCAATGACCTTCGAATTAATAATCCTAACTTTAAAGTAGATCCAAACCTTCAAGATGAAACGGGATACAATCTGGATATAGGAATCAGAGGGATGTATAAGAAGTTTTTGGTTTATGATGTAAGTGCATTTTATCTGAAGTATAATAATAGGATTGGTTTTGTTCAACGTGTGGATTCGGTATTGTTTAAAACATATAGATACAGAACAAATATTTCTGCTTCAACTACTATTGGTTTGGAAAGTGTAATTGAAGTAGATTGGTTCAGATTAAATGAGAAAATAAGTAAGAACAAGAGTTTAAAAACATTTGTGAATTTTGCTCTGATTGATGGAAAATATACGGATTCGAAAGAAGCTGCATTTGAAGGAAAGAAAGTTGAATTGGTTCCAAATGTTACTGTGAAATGCGGAGCTACTTTGGTAATAGATCGATTTAAAGTGAGTGGTCAATATAGTTATACCGGAGAACAGTTTACGGATGCCTCCAATTCTGAATTTGACCCAAATGCAGTAAGTGGAATTATTCCAGCATACCAGATTCTTGATTTTTCGATGAAATATTCCTGGGACAAGTTATTTGTTGAAGGAAACGTTAACAATGTTTTGAATTCGTCCTACTTTACCAGAAGAGCATCTGGTTATCCCGGACCGGGTATTATTCCAGCTGACCCTAGAGCTTTTTACGTAACTTTAGGGATTCAGATCAAATGA
- a CDS encoding imelysin family protein, translated as MIVLLGTVGCKSKDDPGSSATEFDRKTMLTHVSENIIQTNYTILNSKAVLLKQKALDYTNQPDVQNLTALRAGLLDCQMAYQGCSTFEFGPAATHSLRSILNTYPTSTSIVESNITSGSYDLFSAGNIAAKGLPALEYLIFGDQKSDQEIIDLFTTDANHVNRKKYLNDVAEQIASTVTNVYNGWNGEGYDQTFVNSDGTAVGSSTGLWINALVLDFERYIRDGKVGIPVGVRSLGTPNPEKTEAYYSAKSLELLKESLTQYKNAFNGVTTKGVNGLSLDDYLTHVGSGNTAQNINNQIDLALEKINTLAGPLSQDVVDNKQQVKAAYDELQKAIVLLKVEMPSALSVLITYQDSDGD; from the coding sequence ATGATAGTTTTACTTGGAACTGTGGGTTGTAAGTCAAAGGATGATCCTGGAAGTTCTGCCACTGAATTTGACAGAAAAACCATGTTGACCCATGTTTCTGAGAACATTATTCAAACAAATTATACGATTTTAAATAGTAAAGCTGTACTCTTAAAACAAAAGGCTTTAGACTATACAAACCAACCAGATGTTCAAAACCTGACCGCGTTAAGAGCAGGGTTATTGGATTGTCAGATGGCTTACCAAGGATGCTCAACGTTTGAGTTTGGTCCAGCTGCTACGCATTCTTTAAGATCAATTTTAAATACTTACCCGACATCTACGAGCATTGTAGAATCAAATATTACTTCAGGTTCTTATGATTTGTTTTCAGCTGGTAATATTGCGGCAAAGGGATTACCTGCATTGGAGTATTTGATTTTCGGTGATCAAAAATCAGATCAGGAAATTATTGACTTATTTACTACTGATGCGAATCATGTGAATAGAAAAAAATACTTAAACGATGTAGCAGAACAAATAGCAAGTACCGTGACGAATGTGTACAATGGATGGAATGGTGAGGGGTATGATCAAACCTTTGTGAATTCTGATGGAACAGCGGTTGGGAGTTCTACTGGATTATGGATTAATGCTTTGGTGTTGGATTTCGAGCGTTACATTAGAGATGGTAAAGTAGGAATTCCTGTTGGCGTACGTTCATTGGGAACACCTAATCCTGAGAAAACAGAAGCGTATTATAGCGCTAAATCTTTGGAGCTTTTAAAAGAGAGCTTGACCCAATATAAGAATGCTTTTAACGGGGTTACCACCAAAGGGGTTAATGGATTGTCATTAGATGATTATTTAACACATGTAGGATCTGGAAATACGGCACAGAATATTAATAATCAGATTGATTTGGCGCTGGAAAAAATTAATACACTTGCAGGGCCATTATCACAGGATGTGGTGGATAATAAACAACAGGTAAAGGCGGCATACGATGAACTTCAAAAGGCAATTGTGTTATTGAAAGTGGAAATGCCTTCCGCTTTATCTGTGTTAATCACATATCAGGATTCTGACGGAGATTAG